In Castanea sativa cultivar Marrone di Chiusa Pesio chromosome 6, ASM4071231v1, a single window of DNA contains:
- the LOC142640695 gene encoding arginyl-tRNA--protein transferase 2-like isoform X3 produces the protein MVPQTFIIPYVSFINWLSCCTCYYFFYNNIKRLSAKREREKMRSDGSSSSRNNSAGVESVVVDWGRLKSSCGYCKSSGCTSISHDLLDQGWRRSGSLLYKPEMERTCCPAYTIRLRAADFVHSKEQLRVSRRLQRFLDGTLDIKKPVELMKDPNTSKDSCNSADNEVLKLSTEESLSNNGEKKSEAEQILHYLSNQIDNVVQTCVKSGVFPLDIQLPKASVKNVLQAKRKLLVEESEDLQYTSSIAFQIAATIRRGQSCDNDQLRLSRHSAEQNGLSPKAIAEKLASSLTQLAETSGLLIKACNGHINFYSSNKQSSSDGSVQVKTVLEEAAAGCPSKKCCLKRSSEQPPPKKRRIEIRLKRSSFDSEEFALYKKYQIKVHDDMPDRVTKSSYRRFLVDTPLVFVPPTGDGTVPPCGFGSFHQQYLIDGRLVAVGVIDILPKCLSSKYLFWDPDFAFLSLGKYSALQEIGWVRENQIDCPSLKYYYLGYYIHSCSKMRYKAAYHPSELLCPLRYQWISFDIARPLLDKKPYLVLSDFANLQNRELSPPDVSDNVKEVQSDESDTESSGLRSVEIEDGDISNILIERKGSRLRYKCFLKAFNQRLITVRAGWAHGGVKRWPRKFFSKCCK, from the exons ATGGTCCCTCAAACTTTTATTATTCCTTATGTGTCCTTCATAAATTGGTTAAGTTGTTGTActtgttattactttttttataacaatatcaAAAGGTTGAgcgcaaagagagagagagagaagatgaggAGCGATGGAAGTAGCAGTAGCAGAAATAATAGCGCAGGAGTGGAAAGCGTTGTGGTCGATTGGGGAAGGCTCAAAAGCTCTTGTGGCTATTGCAAATCCTCTGGTTGCACCAGTATCTCTCACG ATCTTCTTGACCAGGGATGGAGAAGATCTGGCTCCTTATTGTACAAACCCGAGATGGAAAGAACATGCTGCCCTGCTTATACTATTCGTCTGAGGGCAGCTGATTTTGTTCATTCTAAGGAGCAACTTCGAGTGTCTAGACGATTGCAAAG GTTTTTAGATGGCACGTTAGATATTAAGAAACCAGTCGAGCTAATGAAGGATCCAAATACTTCAAAGGATTCATGCAACAGTGCTGACAATGAAGTTTTGAAATTGTCCACAGAAGAATCCTTGTCCAATAACGGTGAAAAGAAGAGTGAAGCAGAACAGATATTGCATTATTTGTCAAACCAAATTGACAATGTGGTACAAACATGCGTGAAAAGTGGGGTATTTCCTTTGGATATTCAATTGCCGAAAGCTTCTGTCAAAAATGTTTTACAGGCCAAAAGGAAGCTACTTGTTGAAGAATCAGAAGATCTCCAGTATACCAGCAGTATTGCATTCCAAATAGCAGCCACCATAAGGCGTGGACAATCATGTGATAACGACCAGTTAAGACTATCTAGGCATTCTGCAGAACAAAATGGGTTGTCTCCAAAAGCTATTGCAGAAAAACTGGCTAGTTCTTTAACTCAGCTGGCAGAAACTTCTGGTCTGTTAATCAAGGCTTGCAATGGacacataaatttttattcttctaaCAAGCAATCTTCATCAGATGGAAGTGTTCAAGTTAAAACAGTTTTGGAAGAAGCTGCAGCAGGTTGTCCAAGTAAAAAGTGTTGTTTAAAGAGGAGCTCTGAACAACCTCCGCCAAAAAAGCGGAGGATTGAGATCCGTCTGAAAAGGTCTAGTTTTGATTCAGAGGAATTtgctttatataaaaaatatcagaTTAAAGTGCATGATGATATGCCAGATCGTGTCACAAAAAGCTCATACAGGAGGTTTTTGGTCGACACCCCCTTAGTATTTGTTCCTCCAACTGGTGATGGTACTGTTCCTCCTTGTGGCTTTGGTTCTTTCCATCAGCAATATTTGATTGATGGCAGGCTAGTTGCTGTTGGTGTAATAGATATCCTCCCTAAATGTTTGTCAAGTAAATATTTGTTCTGGGACCCAGACTTTGCCTTCCTATCACTAGGAAAGTACTCAGCTCTGCAAGAGATAGGTTGGGTGAGAGAGAATCAAATCGATTGCCCTAGTCTTAAATATTACTATCTTGGCTATTATATTCATTCCTGCAGCAAAATGAGATATAAAGCAGCATATCACCCATCTGAGCTTCTCTGCCCTCTTCGGTACCA GTGGAtttcttttgatattgccaGGCCTTTGCTTGATAAAAAGCCATATTTAGTCTTATCAGATTTTGCCAATTTACAAAACAGAGAGTTGTCACCACCTGATGTGTCTGACAATGTCAAGGAAGTGCAATCTGATGAATCAGACACAGAAAGCAGTGGTCTGAGATCTGTTGAAATAGAAGATGGTGACATCAGTAATATCCTAATTGAGCGGAAGGGTTCTCGTTTGAGATACAAG TGTTTCCTCAAAGCTTTCAACCAGAGATTAATCACTGTTCGCGCCGGCTGGGCCCACGGAGGGGTAAAGCGTTGGCCcaggaaattcttttcaaagtgcTGCAAGTAG
- the LOC142640695 gene encoding arginyl-tRNA--protein transferase 2-like isoform X1: MVPQTFIIPYVSFINWLSCCTCYYFFYNNIKRLSAKREREKMRSDGSSSSRNNSAGVESVVVDWGRLKSSCGYCKSSGCTSISHGLWANSITVYDYQDLLDQGWRRSGSLLYKPEMERTCCPAYTIRLRAADFVHSKEQLRVSRRLQRFLDGTLDIKKPVELMKDPNTSKDSCNSADNEVLKLSTEESLSNNGEKKSEAEQILHYLSNQIDNVVQTCVKSGVFPLDIQLPKASVKNVLQAKRKLLVEESEDLQYTSSIAFQIAATIRRGQSCDNDQLRLSRHSAEQNGLSPKAIAEKLASSLTQLAETSGLLIKACNGHINFYSSNKQSSSDGSVQVKTVLEEAAAGCPSKKCCLKRSSEQPPPKKRRIEIRLKRSSFDSEEFALYKKYQIKVHDDMPDRVTKSSYRRFLVDTPLVFVPPTGDGTVPPCGFGSFHQQYLIDGRLVAVGVIDILPKCLSSKYLFWDPDFAFLSLGKYSALQEIGWVRENQIDCPSLKYYYLGYYIHSCSKMRYKAAYHPSELLCPLRYQWISFDIARPLLDKKPYLVLSDFANLQNRELSPPDVSDNVKEVQSDESDTESSGLRSVEIEDGDISNILIERKGSRLRYKCFLKAFNQRLITVRAGWAHGGVKRWPRKFFSKCCK; the protein is encoded by the exons ATGGTCCCTCAAACTTTTATTATTCCTTATGTGTCCTTCATAAATTGGTTAAGTTGTTGTActtgttattactttttttataacaatatcaAAAGGTTGAgcgcaaagagagagagagagaagatgaggAGCGATGGAAGTAGCAGTAGCAGAAATAATAGCGCAGGAGTGGAAAGCGTTGTGGTCGATTGGGGAAGGCTCAAAAGCTCTTGTGGCTATTGCAAATCCTCTGGTTGCACCAGTATCTCTCACG GTTTATGGGCAAATAGCATTACGGTTTATGACTACCAAG ATCTTCTTGACCAGGGATGGAGAAGATCTGGCTCCTTATTGTACAAACCCGAGATGGAAAGAACATGCTGCCCTGCTTATACTATTCGTCTGAGGGCAGCTGATTTTGTTCATTCTAAGGAGCAACTTCGAGTGTCTAGACGATTGCAAAG GTTTTTAGATGGCACGTTAGATATTAAGAAACCAGTCGAGCTAATGAAGGATCCAAATACTTCAAAGGATTCATGCAACAGTGCTGACAATGAAGTTTTGAAATTGTCCACAGAAGAATCCTTGTCCAATAACGGTGAAAAGAAGAGTGAAGCAGAACAGATATTGCATTATTTGTCAAACCAAATTGACAATGTGGTACAAACATGCGTGAAAAGTGGGGTATTTCCTTTGGATATTCAATTGCCGAAAGCTTCTGTCAAAAATGTTTTACAGGCCAAAAGGAAGCTACTTGTTGAAGAATCAGAAGATCTCCAGTATACCAGCAGTATTGCATTCCAAATAGCAGCCACCATAAGGCGTGGACAATCATGTGATAACGACCAGTTAAGACTATCTAGGCATTCTGCAGAACAAAATGGGTTGTCTCCAAAAGCTATTGCAGAAAAACTGGCTAGTTCTTTAACTCAGCTGGCAGAAACTTCTGGTCTGTTAATCAAGGCTTGCAATGGacacataaatttttattcttctaaCAAGCAATCTTCATCAGATGGAAGTGTTCAAGTTAAAACAGTTTTGGAAGAAGCTGCAGCAGGTTGTCCAAGTAAAAAGTGTTGTTTAAAGAGGAGCTCTGAACAACCTCCGCCAAAAAAGCGGAGGATTGAGATCCGTCTGAAAAGGTCTAGTTTTGATTCAGAGGAATTtgctttatataaaaaatatcagaTTAAAGTGCATGATGATATGCCAGATCGTGTCACAAAAAGCTCATACAGGAGGTTTTTGGTCGACACCCCCTTAGTATTTGTTCCTCCAACTGGTGATGGTACTGTTCCTCCTTGTGGCTTTGGTTCTTTCCATCAGCAATATTTGATTGATGGCAGGCTAGTTGCTGTTGGTGTAATAGATATCCTCCCTAAATGTTTGTCAAGTAAATATTTGTTCTGGGACCCAGACTTTGCCTTCCTATCACTAGGAAAGTACTCAGCTCTGCAAGAGATAGGTTGGGTGAGAGAGAATCAAATCGATTGCCCTAGTCTTAAATATTACTATCTTGGCTATTATATTCATTCCTGCAGCAAAATGAGATATAAAGCAGCATATCACCCATCTGAGCTTCTCTGCCCTCTTCGGTACCA GTGGAtttcttttgatattgccaGGCCTTTGCTTGATAAAAAGCCATATTTAGTCTTATCAGATTTTGCCAATTTACAAAACAGAGAGTTGTCACCACCTGATGTGTCTGACAATGTCAAGGAAGTGCAATCTGATGAATCAGACACAGAAAGCAGTGGTCTGAGATCTGTTGAAATAGAAGATGGTGACATCAGTAATATCCTAATTGAGCGGAAGGGTTCTCGTTTGAGATACAAG TGTTTCCTCAAAGCTTTCAACCAGAGATTAATCACTGTTCGCGCCGGCTGGGCCCACGGAGGGGTAAAGCGTTGGCCcaggaaattcttttcaaagtgcTGCAAGTAG
- the LOC142640695 gene encoding arginyl-tRNA--protein transferase 2-like isoform X6: MVPQTFIIPYVSFINWLSCCTCYYFFYNNIKRLSAKREREKMRSDGSSSSRNNSAGVESVVVDWGRLKSSCGYCKSSGCTSISHGLWANSITVYDYQDLLDQGWRRSGSLLYKPEMERTCCPAYTIRLRAADFVHSKEQLRVSRRLQRFLDGTLDIKKPVELMKDPNTSKDSCNSADNEVLKLSTEESLSNNGEKKSEAEQILHYLSNQIDNVVQTCVKSGVFPLDIQLPKASVKNVLQAKRKLLVEESEDLQYTSSIAFQIAATIRRGQSCDNDQLRLSRHSAEQNGLSPKAIAEKLASSLTQLAETSGLLIKACNGHINFYSSNKQSSSDGSVQVKTVLEEAAAGCPSKKCCLKRSSEQPPPKKRRIEIRLKRSSFDSEEFALYKKYQIKVHDDMPDRVTKSSYRRFLVDTPLVFVPPTGDGTVPPCGFGSFHQQYLIDGRLVAVGVIDILPKCLSSKYLFWDPDFAFLSLGKYSALQEIGWVRENQIDCPSLKYYYLGYYIHSCSKMRYKAAYHPSELLCPLRYQWISFDIARPLLDKKPYLVLSDFANLQNRELSPPDVSDNVKEVQSDESDTESSGLRSVEIEDGDISNILIERKGSRLRYKDLTRAFGSSKRSYWETQLHRYMSLVGAELSERIVYLLQ; this comes from the exons ATGGTCCCTCAAACTTTTATTATTCCTTATGTGTCCTTCATAAATTGGTTAAGTTGTTGTActtgttattactttttttataacaatatcaAAAGGTTGAgcgcaaagagagagagagagaagatgaggAGCGATGGAAGTAGCAGTAGCAGAAATAATAGCGCAGGAGTGGAAAGCGTTGTGGTCGATTGGGGAAGGCTCAAAAGCTCTTGTGGCTATTGCAAATCCTCTGGTTGCACCAGTATCTCTCACG GTTTATGGGCAAATAGCATTACGGTTTATGACTACCAAG ATCTTCTTGACCAGGGATGGAGAAGATCTGGCTCCTTATTGTACAAACCCGAGATGGAAAGAACATGCTGCCCTGCTTATACTATTCGTCTGAGGGCAGCTGATTTTGTTCATTCTAAGGAGCAACTTCGAGTGTCTAGACGATTGCAAAG GTTTTTAGATGGCACGTTAGATATTAAGAAACCAGTCGAGCTAATGAAGGATCCAAATACTTCAAAGGATTCATGCAACAGTGCTGACAATGAAGTTTTGAAATTGTCCACAGAAGAATCCTTGTCCAATAACGGTGAAAAGAAGAGTGAAGCAGAACAGATATTGCATTATTTGTCAAACCAAATTGACAATGTGGTACAAACATGCGTGAAAAGTGGGGTATTTCCTTTGGATATTCAATTGCCGAAAGCTTCTGTCAAAAATGTTTTACAGGCCAAAAGGAAGCTACTTGTTGAAGAATCAGAAGATCTCCAGTATACCAGCAGTATTGCATTCCAAATAGCAGCCACCATAAGGCGTGGACAATCATGTGATAACGACCAGTTAAGACTATCTAGGCATTCTGCAGAACAAAATGGGTTGTCTCCAAAAGCTATTGCAGAAAAACTGGCTAGTTCTTTAACTCAGCTGGCAGAAACTTCTGGTCTGTTAATCAAGGCTTGCAATGGacacataaatttttattcttctaaCAAGCAATCTTCATCAGATGGAAGTGTTCAAGTTAAAACAGTTTTGGAAGAAGCTGCAGCAGGTTGTCCAAGTAAAAAGTGTTGTTTAAAGAGGAGCTCTGAACAACCTCCGCCAAAAAAGCGGAGGATTGAGATCCGTCTGAAAAGGTCTAGTTTTGATTCAGAGGAATTtgctttatataaaaaatatcagaTTAAAGTGCATGATGATATGCCAGATCGTGTCACAAAAAGCTCATACAGGAGGTTTTTGGTCGACACCCCCTTAGTATTTGTTCCTCCAACTGGTGATGGTACTGTTCCTCCTTGTGGCTTTGGTTCTTTCCATCAGCAATATTTGATTGATGGCAGGCTAGTTGCTGTTGGTGTAATAGATATCCTCCCTAAATGTTTGTCAAGTAAATATTTGTTCTGGGACCCAGACTTTGCCTTCCTATCACTAGGAAAGTACTCAGCTCTGCAAGAGATAGGTTGGGTGAGAGAGAATCAAATCGATTGCCCTAGTCTTAAATATTACTATCTTGGCTATTATATTCATTCCTGCAGCAAAATGAGATATAAAGCAGCATATCACCCATCTGAGCTTCTCTGCCCTCTTCGGTACCA GTGGAtttcttttgatattgccaGGCCTTTGCTTGATAAAAAGCCATATTTAGTCTTATCAGATTTTGCCAATTTACAAAACAGAGAGTTGTCACCACCTGATGTGTCTGACAATGTCAAGGAAGTGCAATCTGATGAATCAGACACAGAAAGCAGTGGTCTGAGATCTGTTGAAATAGAAGATGGTGACATCAGTAATATCCTAATTGAGCGGAAGGGTTCTCGTTTGAGATACAAG GATCT GACTCGAGCTTTTGGTTCCAGTAAAAGGAGTTACTGGGAAACCCAATTGCATAGGTACATGAGTCTTGTAGGTGCGGAGCTGTCTGAGCGAATAGTTTATTTACTACAATGA
- the LOC142640695 gene encoding arginyl-tRNA--protein transferase 1-like isoform X4 yields MVPQTFIIPYVSFINWLSCCTCYYFFYNNIKRLSAKREREKMRSDGSSSSRNNSAGVESVVVDWGRLKSSCGYCKSSGCTSISHGLWANSITVYDYQDLLDQGWRRSGSLLYKPEMERTCCPAYTIRLRAADFVHSKEQLRVSRRLQRFLDGTLDIKKPVELMKDPNTSKDSCNSADNEVLKLSTEESLSNNGEKKSEAEQILHYLSNQIDNVVQTCVKSGVFPLDIQLPKASVKNVLQAKRKLLVEESEDLQYTSSIAFQIAATIRRGQSCDNDQLRLSRHSAEQNGLSPKAIAEKLASSLTQLAETSGLLIKACNGHINFYSSNKQSSSDGSVQVKTVLEEAAAGCPSKKCCLKRSSEQPPPKKRRIEIRLKRSSFDSEEFALYKKYQIKVHDDMPDRVTKSSYRRFLVDTPLVFVPPTGDGTVPPCGFGSFHQQYLIDGRLVAVGVIDILPKCLSSKYLFWDPDFAFLSLGKYSALQEIGWVRENQIDCPSLKYYYLGYYIHSCSKMRYKAAYHPSELLCPLRYQSYLQVDFF; encoded by the exons ATGGTCCCTCAAACTTTTATTATTCCTTATGTGTCCTTCATAAATTGGTTAAGTTGTTGTActtgttattactttttttataacaatatcaAAAGGTTGAgcgcaaagagagagagagagaagatgaggAGCGATGGAAGTAGCAGTAGCAGAAATAATAGCGCAGGAGTGGAAAGCGTTGTGGTCGATTGGGGAAGGCTCAAAAGCTCTTGTGGCTATTGCAAATCCTCTGGTTGCACCAGTATCTCTCACG GTTTATGGGCAAATAGCATTACGGTTTATGACTACCAAG ATCTTCTTGACCAGGGATGGAGAAGATCTGGCTCCTTATTGTACAAACCCGAGATGGAAAGAACATGCTGCCCTGCTTATACTATTCGTCTGAGGGCAGCTGATTTTGTTCATTCTAAGGAGCAACTTCGAGTGTCTAGACGATTGCAAAG GTTTTTAGATGGCACGTTAGATATTAAGAAACCAGTCGAGCTAATGAAGGATCCAAATACTTCAAAGGATTCATGCAACAGTGCTGACAATGAAGTTTTGAAATTGTCCACAGAAGAATCCTTGTCCAATAACGGTGAAAAGAAGAGTGAAGCAGAACAGATATTGCATTATTTGTCAAACCAAATTGACAATGTGGTACAAACATGCGTGAAAAGTGGGGTATTTCCTTTGGATATTCAATTGCCGAAAGCTTCTGTCAAAAATGTTTTACAGGCCAAAAGGAAGCTACTTGTTGAAGAATCAGAAGATCTCCAGTATACCAGCAGTATTGCATTCCAAATAGCAGCCACCATAAGGCGTGGACAATCATGTGATAACGACCAGTTAAGACTATCTAGGCATTCTGCAGAACAAAATGGGTTGTCTCCAAAAGCTATTGCAGAAAAACTGGCTAGTTCTTTAACTCAGCTGGCAGAAACTTCTGGTCTGTTAATCAAGGCTTGCAATGGacacataaatttttattcttctaaCAAGCAATCTTCATCAGATGGAAGTGTTCAAGTTAAAACAGTTTTGGAAGAAGCTGCAGCAGGTTGTCCAAGTAAAAAGTGTTGTTTAAAGAGGAGCTCTGAACAACCTCCGCCAAAAAAGCGGAGGATTGAGATCCGTCTGAAAAGGTCTAGTTTTGATTCAGAGGAATTtgctttatataaaaaatatcagaTTAAAGTGCATGATGATATGCCAGATCGTGTCACAAAAAGCTCATACAGGAGGTTTTTGGTCGACACCCCCTTAGTATTTGTTCCTCCAACTGGTGATGGTACTGTTCCTCCTTGTGGCTTTGGTTCTTTCCATCAGCAATATTTGATTGATGGCAGGCTAGTTGCTGTTGGTGTAATAGATATCCTCCCTAAATGTTTGTCAAGTAAATATTTGTTCTGGGACCCAGACTTTGCCTTCCTATCACTAGGAAAGTACTCAGCTCTGCAAGAGATAGGTTGGGTGAGAGAGAATCAAATCGATTGCCCTAGTCTTAAATATTACTATCTTGGCTATTATATTCATTCCTGCAGCAAAATGAGATATAAAGCAGCATATCACCCATCTGAGCTTCTCTGCCCTCTTCGGTACCA ATCATATCTCCAGGTGGAtttcttttga
- the LOC142640695 gene encoding arginyl-tRNA--protein transferase 2-like isoform X2 — MVPQTFIIPYVSFINWLSCCTCYYFFYNNIKRLSAKREREKMRSDGSSSSRNNSAGVESVVVDWGRLKSSCGYCKSSGCTSLWANSITVYDYQDLLDQGWRRSGSLLYKPEMERTCCPAYTIRLRAADFVHSKEQLRVSRRLQRFLDGTLDIKKPVELMKDPNTSKDSCNSADNEVLKLSTEESLSNNGEKKSEAEQILHYLSNQIDNVVQTCVKSGVFPLDIQLPKASVKNVLQAKRKLLVEESEDLQYTSSIAFQIAATIRRGQSCDNDQLRLSRHSAEQNGLSPKAIAEKLASSLTQLAETSGLLIKACNGHINFYSSNKQSSSDGSVQVKTVLEEAAAGCPSKKCCLKRSSEQPPPKKRRIEIRLKRSSFDSEEFALYKKYQIKVHDDMPDRVTKSSYRRFLVDTPLVFVPPTGDGTVPPCGFGSFHQQYLIDGRLVAVGVIDILPKCLSSKYLFWDPDFAFLSLGKYSALQEIGWVRENQIDCPSLKYYYLGYYIHSCSKMRYKAAYHPSELLCPLRYQWISFDIARPLLDKKPYLVLSDFANLQNRELSPPDVSDNVKEVQSDESDTESSGLRSVEIEDGDISNILIERKGSRLRYKCFLKAFNQRLITVRAGWAHGGVKRWPRKFFSKCCK, encoded by the exons ATGGTCCCTCAAACTTTTATTATTCCTTATGTGTCCTTCATAAATTGGTTAAGTTGTTGTActtgttattactttttttataacaatatcaAAAGGTTGAgcgcaaagagagagagagagaagatgaggAGCGATGGAAGTAGCAGTAGCAGAAATAATAGCGCAGGAGTGGAAAGCGTTGTGGTCGATTGGGGAAGGCTCAAAAGCTCTTGTGGCTATTGCAAATCCTCTGGTTGCACCA GTTTATGGGCAAATAGCATTACGGTTTATGACTACCAAG ATCTTCTTGACCAGGGATGGAGAAGATCTGGCTCCTTATTGTACAAACCCGAGATGGAAAGAACATGCTGCCCTGCTTATACTATTCGTCTGAGGGCAGCTGATTTTGTTCATTCTAAGGAGCAACTTCGAGTGTCTAGACGATTGCAAAG GTTTTTAGATGGCACGTTAGATATTAAGAAACCAGTCGAGCTAATGAAGGATCCAAATACTTCAAAGGATTCATGCAACAGTGCTGACAATGAAGTTTTGAAATTGTCCACAGAAGAATCCTTGTCCAATAACGGTGAAAAGAAGAGTGAAGCAGAACAGATATTGCATTATTTGTCAAACCAAATTGACAATGTGGTACAAACATGCGTGAAAAGTGGGGTATTTCCTTTGGATATTCAATTGCCGAAAGCTTCTGTCAAAAATGTTTTACAGGCCAAAAGGAAGCTACTTGTTGAAGAATCAGAAGATCTCCAGTATACCAGCAGTATTGCATTCCAAATAGCAGCCACCATAAGGCGTGGACAATCATGTGATAACGACCAGTTAAGACTATCTAGGCATTCTGCAGAACAAAATGGGTTGTCTCCAAAAGCTATTGCAGAAAAACTGGCTAGTTCTTTAACTCAGCTGGCAGAAACTTCTGGTCTGTTAATCAAGGCTTGCAATGGacacataaatttttattcttctaaCAAGCAATCTTCATCAGATGGAAGTGTTCAAGTTAAAACAGTTTTGGAAGAAGCTGCAGCAGGTTGTCCAAGTAAAAAGTGTTGTTTAAAGAGGAGCTCTGAACAACCTCCGCCAAAAAAGCGGAGGATTGAGATCCGTCTGAAAAGGTCTAGTTTTGATTCAGAGGAATTtgctttatataaaaaatatcagaTTAAAGTGCATGATGATATGCCAGATCGTGTCACAAAAAGCTCATACAGGAGGTTTTTGGTCGACACCCCCTTAGTATTTGTTCCTCCAACTGGTGATGGTACTGTTCCTCCTTGTGGCTTTGGTTCTTTCCATCAGCAATATTTGATTGATGGCAGGCTAGTTGCTGTTGGTGTAATAGATATCCTCCCTAAATGTTTGTCAAGTAAATATTTGTTCTGGGACCCAGACTTTGCCTTCCTATCACTAGGAAAGTACTCAGCTCTGCAAGAGATAGGTTGGGTGAGAGAGAATCAAATCGATTGCCCTAGTCTTAAATATTACTATCTTGGCTATTATATTCATTCCTGCAGCAAAATGAGATATAAAGCAGCATATCACCCATCTGAGCTTCTCTGCCCTCTTCGGTACCA GTGGAtttcttttgatattgccaGGCCTTTGCTTGATAAAAAGCCATATTTAGTCTTATCAGATTTTGCCAATTTACAAAACAGAGAGTTGTCACCACCTGATGTGTCTGACAATGTCAAGGAAGTGCAATCTGATGAATCAGACACAGAAAGCAGTGGTCTGAGATCTGTTGAAATAGAAGATGGTGACATCAGTAATATCCTAATTGAGCGGAAGGGTTCTCGTTTGAGATACAAG TGTTTCCTCAAAGCTTTCAACCAGAGATTAATCACTGTTCGCGCCGGCTGGGCCCACGGAGGGGTAAAGCGTTGGCCcaggaaattcttttcaaagtgcTGCAAGTAG
- the LOC142640695 gene encoding arginyl-tRNA--protein transferase 1-like isoform X5: MERTCCPAYTIRLRAADFVHSKEQLRVSRRLQRFLDGTLDIKKPVELMKDPNTSKDSCNSADNEVLKLSTEESLSNNGEKKSEAEQILHYLSNQIDNVVQTCVKSGVFPLDIQLPKASVKNVLQAKRKLLVEESEDLQYTSSIAFQIAATIRRGQSCDNDQLRLSRHSAEQNGLSPKAIAEKLASSLTQLAETSGLLIKACNGHINFYSSNKQSSSDGSVQVKTVLEEAAAGCPSKKCCLKRSSEQPPPKKRRIEIRLKRSSFDSEEFALYKKYQIKVHDDMPDRVTKSSYRRFLVDTPLVFVPPTGDGTVPPCGFGSFHQQYLIDGRLVAVGVIDILPKCLSSKYLFWDPDFAFLSLGKYSALQEIGWVRENQIDCPSLKYYYLGYYIHSCSKMRYKAAYHPSELLCPLRYQWISFDIARPLLDKKPYLVLSDFANLQNRELSPPDVSDNVKEVQSDESDTESSGLRSVEIEDGDISNILIERKGSRLRYKCFLKAFNQRLITVRAGWAHGGVKRWPRKFFSKCCK, encoded by the exons ATGGAAAGAACATGCTGCCCTGCTTATACTATTCGTCTGAGGGCAGCTGATTTTGTTCATTCTAAGGAGCAACTTCGAGTGTCTAGACGATTGCAAAG GTTTTTAGATGGCACGTTAGATATTAAGAAACCAGTCGAGCTAATGAAGGATCCAAATACTTCAAAGGATTCATGCAACAGTGCTGACAATGAAGTTTTGAAATTGTCCACAGAAGAATCCTTGTCCAATAACGGTGAAAAGAAGAGTGAAGCAGAACAGATATTGCATTATTTGTCAAACCAAATTGACAATGTGGTACAAACATGCGTGAAAAGTGGGGTATTTCCTTTGGATATTCAATTGCCGAAAGCTTCTGTCAAAAATGTTTTACAGGCCAAAAGGAAGCTACTTGTTGAAGAATCAGAAGATCTCCAGTATACCAGCAGTATTGCATTCCAAATAGCAGCCACCATAAGGCGTGGACAATCATGTGATAACGACCAGTTAAGACTATCTAGGCATTCTGCAGAACAAAATGGGTTGTCTCCAAAAGCTATTGCAGAAAAACTGGCTAGTTCTTTAACTCAGCTGGCAGAAACTTCTGGTCTGTTAATCAAGGCTTGCAATGGacacataaatttttattcttctaaCAAGCAATCTTCATCAGATGGAAGTGTTCAAGTTAAAACAGTTTTGGAAGAAGCTGCAGCAGGTTGTCCAAGTAAAAAGTGTTGTTTAAAGAGGAGCTCTGAACAACCTCCGCCAAAAAAGCGGAGGATTGAGATCCGTCTGAAAAGGTCTAGTTTTGATTCAGAGGAATTtgctttatataaaaaatatcagaTTAAAGTGCATGATGATATGCCAGATCGTGTCACAAAAAGCTCATACAGGAGGTTTTTGGTCGACACCCCCTTAGTATTTGTTCCTCCAACTGGTGATGGTACTGTTCCTCCTTGTGGCTTTGGTTCTTTCCATCAGCAATATTTGATTGATGGCAGGCTAGTTGCTGTTGGTGTAATAGATATCCTCCCTAAATGTTTGTCAAGTAAATATTTGTTCTGGGACCCAGACTTTGCCTTCCTATCACTAGGAAAGTACTCAGCTCTGCAAGAGATAGGTTGGGTGAGAGAGAATCAAATCGATTGCCCTAGTCTTAAATATTACTATCTTGGCTATTATATTCATTCCTGCAGCAAAATGAGATATAAAGCAGCATATCACCCATCTGAGCTTCTCTGCCCTCTTCGGTACCA GTGGAtttcttttgatattgccaGGCCTTTGCTTGATAAAAAGCCATATTTAGTCTTATCAGATTTTGCCAATTTACAAAACAGAGAGTTGTCACCACCTGATGTGTCTGACAATGTCAAGGAAGTGCAATCTGATGAATCAGACACAGAAAGCAGTGGTCTGAGATCTGTTGAAATAGAAGATGGTGACATCAGTAATATCCTAATTGAGCGGAAGGGTTCTCGTTTGAGATACAAG TGTTTCCTCAAAGCTTTCAACCAGAGATTAATCACTGTTCGCGCCGGCTGGGCCCACGGAGGGGTAAAGCGTTGGCCcaggaaattcttttcaaagtgcTGCAAGTAG